A DNA window from Ctenopharyngodon idella isolate HZGC_01 chromosome 8, HZGC01, whole genome shotgun sequence contains the following coding sequences:
- the specc1la gene encoding cytospin-A isoform X2: MKKAGRPVGNKAASGGGKGDTVTAGTSAGKSAVKSPTTAPLSKVKSDDDLLATMAGSSAGTNSSVAKGKKSNSTHSTSCGTNTNNPDTKTKTNSGLSGKRTSSTASKESNTSRDRLRNSRNSNSKKQSFTGASDRAQPRHSRGLAQTSDSESRMSKSKSDGQLSDKVALEAKVKNLLGLAKSKDVEILQLRGELRDMRVQLGLPEEDEEDERPPEREAAAVITAADVESTLLLLQEQNQAIRGELNLLKNENRMLKDRLNALGFSLEQRLDGAEKTFGFPSTSPELSSSGGGGGHGDCATVASSVEGSAPGSMEDLLTGGQRSGSTDNLDSESSEVYQAVTSSDDALDAPSGCGSSSSSESEGGAPECHNSSRKGSSGNTSEVSVACLTERIHQMEENQHSTAEELQATLQELADLQQITQELNGENERLGEEKVLLMDSLCQQSDKLEHCGRQIEYFRSLLDEHGVAYSVDEDIKSGRYLELEQRYVELAENARFEREQLLGVQQHLSNTLKMAEQDNADAQSVIAALKERNHHMERLLDVERQERSGMAAVLEECKAAVNNDQAELSRCRALLEQERQKVAELYSIHNGGDKSDIHQLLEGVRLDKEEAEAKAAKLQDDLGHARNEVACLQDTLNKLDAEYRDFQSEVQKELAEQKRVLEKQREDMQEKETEIGDMKETIFELEDEVEQHRAVKLHDNLIISDLENSMKKLQDQKHDMEREIKILHRRLREESAEWRQFQADLQTAVVIANDIKSEAQEEIGDLRRRLQEAQEKNEKLGKELDEVKNRKQDEERGRVYNYMNAVERDLAALRQGMGLSRRPSTTSEPSPTVKTLIKSFDSASQGPGANATAVAAAATAATNTTTTAPLPRTPLSPSPMKTPPAAAVSPIQRHSITGSMSAAKPLSSLTDKRPSYTDISMPAEHLLRAANGSRPTSALQRVSNMDTSKTITVSRRSSEEAKRDISTPDGGPASSLMAMGSAAPPLSLSSSSSPTASVNPTARSRLREERKDPLSALAREYGGSKRNALLRWCQKKTEGYQNIDITNFSSSWNDGLAFCAVLHTYLPAHIPYQELNSQDKRRNFTLAFQAAESVGIKSTLDINDMVHTERPDWQSVMTYVTAIYKYFET, from the exons ATGAAGAAAGCAGGCAGGCCAGTGGGGAATAAGGCAGCAAGTGGAGGAGGTAAAGGTGACACAGTGACAGCTGGAACCTCTGCTGGCAAAAGCGCTGTTAAGAGCCCTACCACAGCTCCGCTCTCCAAG GTCAAAAGCGATGATGATCTTCTAGCTACTATGGCTGGGAGCAGTGCAGGGACAAACAGCAGTGTTGCCAAGGGCAAGAAATCAAACTCTACTCACTCAACATCCTGTGGAACAAACACTAATAACCCTGACACCAAGACCAAGACCAACTCAG GCCTATCTGGCAAACGGACATCATCCACAGCCTCCAAGGAGTCAAACACATCACGAGACCGTTTAAGAAACTCAAGAAACTCCAACAGTAAGAAGCAGTCATTCACTGGTGCTTCTGATCGAGCCCAGCCTAGACATTCCCGTGGACTGGCCCAAACCTCGGACTCGGAGAGCCGCATGAGCAAATCGAAGTCTGACGGTCAGCTAAGCGATAAAGTGGCCCTGGAGGCCAAAGTGAAAAATCTGTTGGGTCTGGCCAAGAGCAAAGACGTGGAAATCCTACAACTACGGGGTGAGCTGAGGGACATGAGGGTTCAGCTGGGACTTCCTGAG GAAGATGAGGAGGATGAGAGGCCACCCGAGAGGGAGGCGGCTGCAGTGATCACAGCTGCAGATGTGGAATCAACGTTGCTGCTCCTGCAGGAGCAGAACCAGGCCATTCGTGGAGAGCTCAACCTGCTTAAGAATGAAAATCGTATGCTGAAGGACCGTCTCAATGCTCTGGGCTTTTCCCTGGAGCAGAGACTGGATGGGGCTGAGAAGACCTTTGGCTTTCCCTCCACCAGTCCTGAACTTTCCTCCTCTGGAGGTGGTGGAGGTCATGGAGACTGTGCCACTGTGGCCTCCTCTGTGGAGGGATCAGCACCAGGCTCCATGGAGGACCTCCTTACTGGAGGCCAGCGAAGTGGCTCAACGGACAACCTAGACAGCGAGTCAAGTGAGGTCTACCAAGCGGTGACCTCCAGTGACGATGCCTTGGATGCTCCCTCAGGCTGTGGTTCCTCGTCGTCCTCTGAGTCTGAAGGTGGCGCCCCAGAATGTCACAATTCCTCTCGTAAGGGGAGCAGTGGCAACACCAGCGAGGTGTCTGTGGCATGTCTGACGGAGCGCATTCACCAGATGGAGGAGAACCAACACAGCACGGCCGAGGAGCTCCAAGCCACTTTACAGGAACTGGCCGACCTGCAACAGATCACGCAGGAGCTAAACGGTGAAAATGAACGCCTGGGAGAGGAAAAGGTTCTACTTATGGATTCACTCTGCCAACAGAGTGACAAACTGGAGCACTGTGGCCGTCAGATCGAGTACTTCCGCTCGCTCCTGGACGAGCACGGTGTGGCCTACTCGGTAGATGAAGACATCAAGAGTGGCCGATACCTGGAGCTAGAGCAGCGCTATGTTGAGCTTGCGGAAAATGCTCGCTTTGAGCGGGAGCAGCTCTTGGGCGTGCAGCAACATCTGAGCAATACTCTAAAAATGGCCGAGCAGGATAACGCCGATGCTCAGAGTGTGATTGCAGCGCTGAAGGAGCGCAACCATCACATGGAGCGACTTCTAGATGTGGAAAGGCAGGAGCGATCCGGCATGGCGGCAGTGCTGGAGGAGTGTAAAGCTGCAGTCAACAATGACCAGGCTGAGCTGAGCCGCTGTCGGGCGTTACTGGAGCAGGAGAGGCAAAAGGTCGCTGAGCTCTACTCCATCCACAATGGTGGAGATAAGAGTGACATCCACCAGCTCCTGGAGGGGGTTAGGCTGGACAAGGAGGAAGCTGAAGCCAAAGCCGCCAAACTACAGGACGATTTGGGCCACGCTCGCAATGAGGTGGCATGTCTGCAGGACACCCTCAACAAG CTGGACGCTGAGTACAGGGACTTCCAGAGCGAGGTGCAGAAAGAGTTGGCCGAGCAAAAGAGGGTTTTAGAGAAGCAGCGTGAGGACATGCAGGAGAAAGAGACGGAGATCGGAGACATGAAGGAGACAATCTTTGAGCTGGAGGATGAAGTGGAGCAGCACAGAGCCGTCAAACTTCATGACAACCTCATCATCAGTGATCTGGAGA ATTCGATGAAAAAGCTTCAGGATCAGAAGCACGATAtggagagagagataaagataCTGCACCGCAGACTCAGG GAAGAGTCGGCAGAGTGGCGTCAGTTCCAAGCGGATCTGCAGACTGCTGTGGTCATTGCTAACGACATCAAGTCAGAAGCTCAGGAGGAGATTGGTGACTTGCGCCGCCGCCTGCAAGAAGCCCAAGAGAAGAACGAGAAGTTGGGCAAAGAGCTAGATGAAGTTAAAAACCGCAA GCAAGACGAGGAACGTGGACGTGTGTATAACTACATGAACGCCGTTGAGAGGGACCTGGCTGCACTCAGGCAGGGCATGGGACTGAGTCGACGCCCCTCCACGACTTCCGAGCCATCTCCCACGGTCAAAACTCTCATCAAAAGCTTTGACAGTGCCTCACAGG GTCCTGGAGCTAATGCTACTGCAGTTGCTGCCGCAGCCACCGCTGCCACAAACACAACTACGACTGCCCCCTTACCCCGCACACCTCTCAGTCCCAGCCCTATGAAGACACCGCCTGCTGCTGCTGTCTCACCGATACAG AGACACTCCATCACTGGCTCCATGTCCGCTGCAAAGCCCCTCTCCTCGCTTACAGACAAAAGACCCAGCTACACGGACATCAGCATGCCAG CTGAGCATCTACTCAGAGCAGCCAATGGCAGTCGTCCCACTTCAGCTCTTCAGAGGGTCTCAAATATGGACACATCAAAGACCATCACAG TGTCTCGGAGAAGCAGCGAAGAGGCGAAAAGGGATATCAGTACTCCTGATGGAGGCCCAGCTTCCTCTCTGATGGCCATGGGCTCTGCTGCACCTCCTCTATCCTTGTCTTCGTCCTCCTCCCCCACGGCCTCCGTCAACCCCACAGCACGCAGCCGACTTAG AGAGGAGCGAAAAGACCCTCTGTCAGCTTTGGCTCGTGAATATGGTGGTTCTAAAAGAAATGCGCTGCTGAGATGGTGTCAGAAGAAAACCGAGGGCTATCAG
- the specc1la gene encoding cytospin-A isoform X1, with the protein MKKAGRPVGNKAASGGGKGDTVTAGTSAGKSAVKSPTTAPLSKVKSDDDLLATMAGSSAGTNSSVAKGKKSNSTHSTSCGTNTNNPDTKTKTNSGLSGKRTSSTASKESNTSRDRLRNSRNSNSKKQSFTGASDRAQPRHSRGLAQTSDSESRMSKSKSDGQLSDKVALEAKVKNLLGLAKSKDVEILQLRGELRDMRVQLGLPEEDEEDERPPEREAAAVITAADVESTLLLLQEQNQAIRGELNLLKNENRMLKDRLNALGFSLEQRLDGAEKTFGFPSTSPELSSSGGGGGHGDCATVASSVEGSAPGSMEDLLTGGQRSGSTDNLDSESSEVYQAVTSSDDALDAPSGCGSSSSSESEGGAPECHNSSRKGSSGNTSEVSVACLTERIHQMEENQHSTAEELQATLQELADLQQITQELNGENERLGEEKVLLMDSLCQQSDKLEHCGRQIEYFRSLLDEHGVAYSVDEDIKSGRYLELEQRYVELAENARFEREQLLGVQQHLSNTLKMAEQDNADAQSVIAALKERNHHMERLLDVERQERSGMAAVLEECKAAVNNDQAELSRCRALLEQERQKVAELYSIHNGGDKSDIHQLLEGVRLDKEEAEAKAAKLQDDLGHARNEVACLQDTLNKLDAEYRDFQSEVQKELAEQKRVLEKQREDMQEKETEIGDMKETIFELEDEVEQHRAVKLHDNLIISDLEIHMLIRSPSGFLADSMKKLQDQKHDMEREIKILHRRLREESAEWRQFQADLQTAVVIANDIKSEAQEEIGDLRRRLQEAQEKNEKLGKELDEVKNRKQDEERGRVYNYMNAVERDLAALRQGMGLSRRPSTTSEPSPTVKTLIKSFDSASQGPGANATAVAAAATAATNTTTTAPLPRTPLSPSPMKTPPAAAVSPIQRHSITGSMSAAKPLSSLTDKRPSYTDISMPAEHLLRAANGSRPTSALQRVSNMDTSKTITVSRRSSEEAKRDISTPDGGPASSLMAMGSAAPPLSLSSSSSPTASVNPTARSRLREERKDPLSALAREYGGSKRNALLRWCQKKTEGYQNIDITNFSSSWNDGLAFCAVLHTYLPAHIPYQELNSQDKRRNFTLAFQAAESVGIKSTLDINDMVHTERPDWQSVMTYVTAIYKYFET; encoded by the exons ATGAAGAAAGCAGGCAGGCCAGTGGGGAATAAGGCAGCAAGTGGAGGAGGTAAAGGTGACACAGTGACAGCTGGAACCTCTGCTGGCAAAAGCGCTGTTAAGAGCCCTACCACAGCTCCGCTCTCCAAG GTCAAAAGCGATGATGATCTTCTAGCTACTATGGCTGGGAGCAGTGCAGGGACAAACAGCAGTGTTGCCAAGGGCAAGAAATCAAACTCTACTCACTCAACATCCTGTGGAACAAACACTAATAACCCTGACACCAAGACCAAGACCAACTCAG GCCTATCTGGCAAACGGACATCATCCACAGCCTCCAAGGAGTCAAACACATCACGAGACCGTTTAAGAAACTCAAGAAACTCCAACAGTAAGAAGCAGTCATTCACTGGTGCTTCTGATCGAGCCCAGCCTAGACATTCCCGTGGACTGGCCCAAACCTCGGACTCGGAGAGCCGCATGAGCAAATCGAAGTCTGACGGTCAGCTAAGCGATAAAGTGGCCCTGGAGGCCAAAGTGAAAAATCTGTTGGGTCTGGCCAAGAGCAAAGACGTGGAAATCCTACAACTACGGGGTGAGCTGAGGGACATGAGGGTTCAGCTGGGACTTCCTGAG GAAGATGAGGAGGATGAGAGGCCACCCGAGAGGGAGGCGGCTGCAGTGATCACAGCTGCAGATGTGGAATCAACGTTGCTGCTCCTGCAGGAGCAGAACCAGGCCATTCGTGGAGAGCTCAACCTGCTTAAGAATGAAAATCGTATGCTGAAGGACCGTCTCAATGCTCTGGGCTTTTCCCTGGAGCAGAGACTGGATGGGGCTGAGAAGACCTTTGGCTTTCCCTCCACCAGTCCTGAACTTTCCTCCTCTGGAGGTGGTGGAGGTCATGGAGACTGTGCCACTGTGGCCTCCTCTGTGGAGGGATCAGCACCAGGCTCCATGGAGGACCTCCTTACTGGAGGCCAGCGAAGTGGCTCAACGGACAACCTAGACAGCGAGTCAAGTGAGGTCTACCAAGCGGTGACCTCCAGTGACGATGCCTTGGATGCTCCCTCAGGCTGTGGTTCCTCGTCGTCCTCTGAGTCTGAAGGTGGCGCCCCAGAATGTCACAATTCCTCTCGTAAGGGGAGCAGTGGCAACACCAGCGAGGTGTCTGTGGCATGTCTGACGGAGCGCATTCACCAGATGGAGGAGAACCAACACAGCACGGCCGAGGAGCTCCAAGCCACTTTACAGGAACTGGCCGACCTGCAACAGATCACGCAGGAGCTAAACGGTGAAAATGAACGCCTGGGAGAGGAAAAGGTTCTACTTATGGATTCACTCTGCCAACAGAGTGACAAACTGGAGCACTGTGGCCGTCAGATCGAGTACTTCCGCTCGCTCCTGGACGAGCACGGTGTGGCCTACTCGGTAGATGAAGACATCAAGAGTGGCCGATACCTGGAGCTAGAGCAGCGCTATGTTGAGCTTGCGGAAAATGCTCGCTTTGAGCGGGAGCAGCTCTTGGGCGTGCAGCAACATCTGAGCAATACTCTAAAAATGGCCGAGCAGGATAACGCCGATGCTCAGAGTGTGATTGCAGCGCTGAAGGAGCGCAACCATCACATGGAGCGACTTCTAGATGTGGAAAGGCAGGAGCGATCCGGCATGGCGGCAGTGCTGGAGGAGTGTAAAGCTGCAGTCAACAATGACCAGGCTGAGCTGAGCCGCTGTCGGGCGTTACTGGAGCAGGAGAGGCAAAAGGTCGCTGAGCTCTACTCCATCCACAATGGTGGAGATAAGAGTGACATCCACCAGCTCCTGGAGGGGGTTAGGCTGGACAAGGAGGAAGCTGAAGCCAAAGCCGCCAAACTACAGGACGATTTGGGCCACGCTCGCAATGAGGTGGCATGTCTGCAGGACACCCTCAACAAG CTGGACGCTGAGTACAGGGACTTCCAGAGCGAGGTGCAGAAAGAGTTGGCCGAGCAAAAGAGGGTTTTAGAGAAGCAGCGTGAGGACATGCAGGAGAAAGAGACGGAGATCGGAGACATGAAGGAGACAATCTTTGAGCTGGAGGATGAAGTGGAGCAGCACAGAGCCGTCAAACTTCATGACAACCTCATCATCAGTGATCTGGAGA TTCACATGCTCATTCGCTCTCCTTCCGGTTTCCTGGCAGATTCGATGAAAAAGCTTCAGGATCAGAAGCACGATAtggagagagagataaagataCTGCACCGCAGACTCAGG GAAGAGTCGGCAGAGTGGCGTCAGTTCCAAGCGGATCTGCAGACTGCTGTGGTCATTGCTAACGACATCAAGTCAGAAGCTCAGGAGGAGATTGGTGACTTGCGCCGCCGCCTGCAAGAAGCCCAAGAGAAGAACGAGAAGTTGGGCAAAGAGCTAGATGAAGTTAAAAACCGCAA GCAAGACGAGGAACGTGGACGTGTGTATAACTACATGAACGCCGTTGAGAGGGACCTGGCTGCACTCAGGCAGGGCATGGGACTGAGTCGACGCCCCTCCACGACTTCCGAGCCATCTCCCACGGTCAAAACTCTCATCAAAAGCTTTGACAGTGCCTCACAGG GTCCTGGAGCTAATGCTACTGCAGTTGCTGCCGCAGCCACCGCTGCCACAAACACAACTACGACTGCCCCCTTACCCCGCACACCTCTCAGTCCCAGCCCTATGAAGACACCGCCTGCTGCTGCTGTCTCACCGATACAG AGACACTCCATCACTGGCTCCATGTCCGCTGCAAAGCCCCTCTCCTCGCTTACAGACAAAAGACCCAGCTACACGGACATCAGCATGCCAG CTGAGCATCTACTCAGAGCAGCCAATGGCAGTCGTCCCACTTCAGCTCTTCAGAGGGTCTCAAATATGGACACATCAAAGACCATCACAG TGTCTCGGAGAAGCAGCGAAGAGGCGAAAAGGGATATCAGTACTCCTGATGGAGGCCCAGCTTCCTCTCTGATGGCCATGGGCTCTGCTGCACCTCCTCTATCCTTGTCTTCGTCCTCCTCCCCCACGGCCTCCGTCAACCCCACAGCACGCAGCCGACTTAG AGAGGAGCGAAAAGACCCTCTGTCAGCTTTGGCTCGTGAATATGGTGGTTCTAAAAGAAATGCGCTGCTGAGATGGTGTCAGAAGAAAACCGAGGGCTATCAG